Proteins co-encoded in one Hyla sarda isolate aHylSar1 chromosome 4, aHylSar1.hap1, whole genome shotgun sequence genomic window:
- the GPR85 gene encoding probable G-protein coupled receptor 85 produces the protein MANDSHAADNILQNVSPLTAFLKLTSLGFIIGVSVVGNLLISILLVKDKTLHRAPYYFLLDLCCSDILRSAICFPFVFTSVKNGSTWTYGNLTCKVIAFLGVLSCFHTAFMLFCISVTRYLAIAHHRFYTKRLTFWTCLAVICMVWTLSVAMAFPPVLDVGTYSFIDHEDQCTFQHRSFRANDSLGFMLLLALILLATQLVYLKLIFFVHDRRKMKPVQFVAAVSQNWTFHGPGASGQAAANWLAGFGRGPTPPTLLGIRQNANTTGRRRLLVLDEFKMEKRISRMFYIMTFLFLTLWGPYLVACYWRVFAKDPDVPRGFLTAAVWMSFAQAGINPFVCIFSNRELRRCFSTTLLYCRKSRLPREPYCVI, from the coding sequence ATGGCGAACGATAGCCATGCAGCTGACAACATTCTGCAAAATGTGTCTCCTTTAACAGCATTTTTAAAGCTAACATCATTGGGCTTTATAATAGGAGTCAGTGTGGTGGGTAACCTTCTTATCTCAATTTTGCTTGTCAAAGATAAGACCTTACACAGAGCTCCTTACTACTTCCTGTTGGATCTGTGCTGCTCAGATATCCTGAGATCTGCTATTTGTTTTCCATTTGTTTTCACCTCCGTGAAGAATGGCTCTACTTGGACTTATGGGAATCTTACTTGCAAAGTGATTGCATTTCTTGGggtcttgtcctgttttcacACTGCATTCATGTTATTCTGTATAAGTGTCACCAGATACTTAGCTATCGCCCACCACCGGTTTTATACAAAAAGGTTGACATTTTGGACTTGTTTGGCGGTAATTTGCATGGTGTGGACCTTATCTGTAGCTATGGCCTTCCCACCAGTCCTCGATGTTGGCACCTACTCCTTTATTGATCATGAAGACCAATGCACATTTCAGCATCGTTCCTTCAGGGCCAACGACTCCTTGGGATTTATGTTGCTCCTTGCTCTCATTCTTCTAGCCACACAGCTTGTCTACCTCAAGCTGATATTTTTTGTTCATGACCGAAGGAAAATGAAGCCAGTCCAGTTTGTAGCAGCAGTAAGCCAGAATTGGACTTTTCATGGTCCTGGAGCCAGTGGTCAAGCAGCAGCTAACTGGCTTGCAGGCTTTGGAAGGGGTCCCACACCACCAACCTTACTTGGAATAAGGCAAAATGCAAACACCACAGGCAGGAGAAGACTACTGGTTTTAGATGAATTCAAAATGGAAAAAAGGATCAGTAGAATGTTCTATATTATGACATTCCTTTTCCTGACCTTGTGGGGACCCTATTTGGTAGCTTGTTACTGGAGAGTTTTTGCCAAAGATCCTGATGTACCAAGAGGATTTCTAACAGCAGCTGTCTGGATGAGTTTTGCCCAGGCAGGAATCAATCCTTTTGTCTGCATTTTCTCAAACAGGGAGCTGAGGCGCTGTTTCAGCACAACCCTTCTTTACTGCAGAAAATCCAGGTTACCAAGGGAACCTTACTGTGTTATATGA